One part of the Oryzias melastigma strain HK-1 linkage group LG21, ASM292280v2, whole genome shotgun sequence genome encodes these proteins:
- the ints6 gene encoding integrator complex subunit 6 yields MPVLLFLIDTSASMNQRTHLGTTYLDIAKGAVETFMKLRARDPASRGDRYMLVNFEDVPFGIKAGWKESHATFMTELRNLQATGLTSIGQSLRTAFDLLNLNRLVTGIDNYGQGRNPFFLEPAIIIAITDGNKLTSGSGVQDELHLPLTTPLPGSELTKEPFRWDQRLFALVLRIAGNASVEPEPLGGVPSDDSAITPMCEVTGGRSYSVFSQRMLNQCLESLVQKIQSGVVINFEKTGPDPPPLEDAPAEALKSGIQPWHCCHKLIYVRPNPKTGVPIGHWPIPEAFWPDQNSPTLPPRSAHPHVRFSCADAEPMVIDKVPFDKYELEPSPLTQYILERKSPHTCWQVFVSNSAKYSDLGQPFGYLKASTALNCVNLFVMPYNYPVLLPLLDDLIKVHKFKPTIKWRQSFETYLKTMPPYYIGPLRKAMRIMGAPNLLADNMEYGLSYSVVSYLKKLSQQTKIEYDRLIASIGKKTPPEAGIKVRWRGGGISLAQRRDFIQQLQSLTGDSPIVPMELNPKEFQGFHLALLNKGLKPQSFRNPYDIPRSHLLDQLSRMRRNLLNMGACALRGQDSDQLHSVPIAQMGNYQDFLKAAPQPLRDADPEQPKRLHTFGNPFKLDKKGMMIDEADEFVTGPQNKGKRPGDNNNVPGGGPKRRRCMSPLLRLGKAYTPPVTPPASPRHSTDIIDDAPEPDVIIINHLSPNHYSSDGGSDVDEMDLPSAPPAVLENHTPADPQLPRQKDEAQNGRPSADELPPGSEDREEVALIGSEDPGSRFLSPEALKKHIHSETTKINNELRTLITKEIRKPGRYYEKIFLLLKQIQGTLDTRLIFVQNIIKEAARFKKRVLIEQLENYMEEIHNRSNMNHVGPL; encoded by the exons ATGCCcgttttactttttctgataGACACGTCCGCTTCAATGAACCAGCGCACCCATCTGGGCACTACCTATCTGGACATAGCAAAAGGCGCTGTTGAGACTTTTATGAAG CTCAGAGCGAGAGATCCGGCGAGTCGTGGGGACCGGTATATGTTGGTAAATTTTGAAGACGTTCCGTTCGGGATAAAG gctGGATGGAAAGAAAGTCATGCTACTTTTATGACAGAATTGAGGAATCTCCAAGCAACTGGACTCACATCTATTGGCCAGTCATTGAGGACGGCTTTTGATTTACTTAACCTCAATAGATTAGTGACTGGGATAGACAACTATGGACAG GGAAGGAACCCCTTCTTCCTGGAACCTGCAATCATCATCGCCATCACTGACGGCAACAAGCTGACCAGTGGCAGCGGCGTCCAAGACGAG CTCCACCTGCCCCTGACCACTCCGCTGCCAGGTAGCGAGCTGACCAAGGAGCCCTTCCGCTGGGACCAGCGTCTGTTCGCACTCGTCCTGCGTATCGCCGGTAACGCATCGGTCGAACCCGAGCCCCTTGGTGGCGTCCCGTCGGATGACTCTGCGATCACCCCCATGTGTGAGGTCACTGGAG GTCGTTCCTACAGCGTGTTCTCCCAGCGAATGTTGAACCAGTGTCTGGAGTCTCTGGTGCAGAAAATCCAGAGTGGAGTCGTCATAAATTTTGAGAAGACTGGGCCGGATCCTCCGCCACTAGAGG ACGCTCCAGCAGAGGCGCTGAAGTCTGGAATACAGCCGTGGCACTGCTGTCACAAACTGATCTATGTACGGCCCAATCCCAAAACCGGCGTTCCCATCGGGCACTGGCCCATTCCTGAGGCCTTCTGGCCGGACCAGAACTCCCCAACACTG CCTCCCCGCTCCGCCCACCCCCACGTGCGTTTCTCCTGTGCCGACGCCGAACCCATGGTGATCGACAAGGTGCCCTTCGACAAGTACGAGCTGGAGCCCTCGCCCCTCACTCAGTACATCCTGGAGAGAAAATCCCCTCACACCTGCTGGCAG GTGTTTGTAAGCAACAGTGCCAAATACAGCGACCTGGGTCAACCCTTCGGCTACCTGAAAGCCAGCACGGCGCTGAATTGTGTAAACCTGTTTGTAATGCCCTACAACTACCCTGTGCTCCTGCCACTGCTGG ATGACTTGATCAAAGTTCACAAGTTCAAGCCCACCATCAAATGGCGGCAGTCCTTTGAGACCTACTTGAAGACCATGCCTCCTTACTACATTGGG ccTTTGAGAAAGGCTATGCGAATAATGGGCGCCCCCAACCTGCTGGCAGACAACATGGAGTACGGCTTGAGCTACAGTGTGGTGTCCTACCTGAAGAAACTCAGTCAGCAG ACTAAAATCGAGTACGACCGCCTGATCGCTTCAATCGGTAAGAAGACGCCGCCCGAGGCTGGGATCAAGGTGCGGTGGCGGGGAGGCGGGATCTCCCTGGCTCAGCGCAGGGACTtcatccagcagctgcagagtcTCACGGGAGACAGCCCCATCGTTCCCATGGAGCTCAACCCCAAAGAGTTTCAGGGGTTCCACCTGGCTCTGCTCAACAAG GGTCTAAAGCCCCAGAGCTTCAGGAATCCTTACGACATCCCTCGCAGCCACCTGCTGGACCAGCTCAGCCGAATGAGGAGAAACCTGCTCAACATGGGCGCCTGTGCGCTCCGAGGACAAGACTCAG ACCAGCTCCACAGCGTGCCAATCGCCCAGATGGGAAACTACCAAGACTTCCTCAAAGCCGCTCCTCAGCCTCTCCGAGACGCAGACCCCGAACAGCCCAAACGTTTGCACACGTTCGGCAACCCCTTCAAGCTGGACAAGAAA GGCATGATGATCGACGAGGCGGACGAGTTCGTCACCGGCCCTCAGAACAAGGGTAAACGACCAGGAGACAACAACAACGTCCCAGGCGGAGGCCCCAAAAGGCGGCGCTGCATGTCGCCACTGCTGCGGCTGGGGAAGGCCTACACCCCTCCGGTCACTCCACCCGCGAGCCCCCGACACTCAACAG ACATAATCGACGACGCACCAGAACCCGATGTCATCATCATCAACCACCTGAGCCCAAACCACTACAGCTCAGACGGGGGTTCTGACGTGGATGAAATGGATCTCCCGTCGGCGCCCCCGGCTGTCCTGGAGAACCACACGCCCGCGGACCCTCAGCTCCCTCGACAAAAGGACGAGGCGCAGAACGGGCGGCCAAGCGCGGATGAGCTGCCGCCGGGCAGCGAGGACAGAGAGGAGGTGGCGTTGATAGGTTCGGAGGACCCCGGGTCGCGCTTCCTGTCCCCCGAGGCTCTGAAGAAGCACATCCACAGCGAAACGACGAAGATCAACAACGAGCTGAGGACGCTCATCACCAAGGAGATCAGGAAACCCGGCCGCT ACTATGAGAAGATCTTCCTGCTGCTGAAGCAGATCCAGGGCACGCTGGACACCCGGCTCATCTTTGTGCAGAACATCATCAAAGAGGCGGCCAG GTTTAAGAAGCGCGTTCTGATCGAGCAGCTGGAGAACTACATGGAGGAGATCCACAACAGATCCAACATGAACCACGTGGGCCCGCTCTGA
- the serpine3 gene encoding probable serpin E3: MRRLSVASLFLCVWLVERSHSASSLQDSMRHLHNSFSISLYQTVTQTENGSNLIVSPASVSFSLALLQLGARGNTRAQLEGVLGYSWLLGKLEQLSVALSAVGTRWCGAVLLLPLALQSTVVSGALIPASTPTLISLTTPAALPQGQESNINIAVAWKNSISNRIMLTAEDKLPSDEQRGYILFETNPSKYFNVKLSVFPAEAHVLDFLLRSQSDITNSSHGMWLQQTCTLFVQSGVQLLDEFTQGAAAWADTNVVRANFSQPSHAQSQPERATNNPDDSWPLHSGASSGDGSGSGEAQADTLWWGQRSQVALVNTVAFRGVWQKQFMFTNTQNLPFMLSDGSTIKVPMMHQAAEVRYGHFRTASDQRYAVLELPYLGRSLSLQVVLQSDRKSPLSSLESQLTARQLASWNVGLRRTKMDIFLPRFRMESRFNLRSVLPSMGISDAFDPTAADFTGISMEDGLYLSDAFHEVRIEVKEDGTKAAAATAMVLLKRSRAPVFKADQPFLFLLRQLNTGSILFMGRVMNPADQAP, translated from the exons ATGCGTCGTCTGTCAGTGGCTTCCCTCTTTCTCTGTGTTTGGTTGGTGGAGAGAAGCCACAGTGCCAGCAGCCTCCAGGACAGCATGAGGCACCTCCACAACAGTTTCTCCATCAGTCTATACCAGACTGTCACCCAGACGGAGAACGGCTCCAACCTGATCGTGTCCCCAGCGAGCGTTTCCTTTTCTCTGGCGCTGCTGCAGCTCGGTGCCAGGGGCAACACGCGGGCTCAGCTAGAGGGGGTGCTGGGATACAGT TGGCTCCTTGGGAAGCTGGAGCAGTTGTCGGTGGCTCTCAGTGCTGTTGGTACCAGGTGGTGTGGAgcggtgctgctgctgccgctggcTCTGCAGAGCACAGTGGTGTCTGGAGCCCTAATACCTGCCTCCACACCAACTCTAATCTCATTAACCACTCCTGCAGCTTTGCCTCAGGGTCAGGAG TCAAATATAAACATTGCAGTTGCATGGAAAAACAGCATATCAAACAGAATTATGCTCACAGCAGAAGACAAACTTCCATCTGATGAACAAAGgggatacattttatttgagaCCAATCCTAGCaagtattttaatgtaaaactgtCTGTGTTTCCTGCAGAGGCTCATGTGTTGGATTTCCTGCTGCGCTCGCAGAGTGATATAACCAACAGCAGTCATGGTATGTGGCTGCAGCAGACCTGCACACTTTTCGTCCAGAGCGGCGTCCAGCTCCTGGACGAGTTTACCCAGGGTGCAGCAGCTTGGGCCGATACCAACGTGGTCCGGGCCAACTTCAGCCAGCCCAGTCACGCTCAAAGCCAGCCAGAGCGAGCCACAAACAACCCCG ATGACTCGTGGCCTCTTCATTCGGGGGCCAGCAGTGGGGACGGGTCGGGCTCAGGTGAGGCCCAGGCTGACACCCTCTGGTGGGGTCAGAGGTCGCAGGTGGCTTTGGTCAACACGGTGGCATTCAGGGGCGTCTGGCAGAAGCAGTTCATGTTCACCAACACCCAGAACTTGCCTTTCATGCTTTCTGATGGAAGCACCATCAAAGTCCCCATGATGCATCAGGCTGCAGAGGTCCGCTATG GTCACTTCAGAACTGCCTCTGATCAGCGCTACGCAGTTCTGGAGCTGCCATACCTGGGTCGCTCTCTGAGCCTGCAGGTGGTCCTGCAGAGTGACAGGAAGTCGCCCCTGTCCTCCCTCGAGTCGCAGCTCACTGCACGTCAGCTGGCCTCCTGGAACGTGGGCCTGCGTCGCACCAAGATGGACATTTTCCTACCCAG ATTCCGAATGGAGAGCAGGTTCAACCTGAGGTCAGTGCTTCCTAGCATGGGCATCAGTGACGCCTTTGACCCAACCGCAGCGGATTTCACTGGAATATCAA tgGAGGACGGCCTTTACTTGTCAGACGCCTTTCATGAAGTTCGGATAGAGGTCAAAGAGGACGGGACAAAGGCCGCTGCTGCTACAG CCATGGTGCTACTCAAACGATCCAGAGCTCCAGTTTTCAAGGCAGACCAGCCATTCCTGTTCCTGCTTCGACAGCTCAACACAG gaTCCATCTTATTTATGGGGCGAGTAATGAATCCTGCAGACCAGGCGCCATGA